AGCAGGGTCACCGCGCCCATCACCGCGGCCCGCAGCACGCTGGCCGACGGCTGGACCACGATGACGAAGCCGATCAGCCCCGCACCCGCCAGCAGCACCGCGGCGCGCGGCCCGATCAGCACGGCGCTGAGCAACAACGCGCCGCACACGATCGTCACGTTGGCCCCCGACACCGCAGTCAGATGGGTGAGCCCCGACGTGCGGAACTGTTCCCTCGTCTGGCCGGTGACGGCCGAGGTGTCCCCCAGCACCAACGCGGGCAGCATCGCCTCCTGGTCGGCGGGCAGGGCGCCACGCGCGGCCTCCGCGAAACCCGAACGGATCCGCTGGGCCACCCGCTGCACGGTCGAGGGTTCTCCCAGCGTCGGCCGGCCCGTGGCGGCCAGCACGGCCACACTCAGGTCCTTACGGTTCGGACGGCCGACACCGGCCCGGAATCGCACCGGACGCCCGACCGTGGCCTCGCCGAAGGTCGCCGGGGCGAACACCAGGACGCGCCCCGACACGGGCACGCCGTCGACGCGATGCACGGTGGCACCGAACATCAGCCGGCCGCCCGCGATCACCCGCGGGGTTTCCCCGGGTACCACCTCGACCGTTGCGGCACCGCCGGAGAGCCGACCGAGCGGGTGGTGTTCGACCTGATGCACCCGGAGCGCCACGGCGACGGCGAAACCAGCGGCGACCGCGGCCACGGCCAGAACCGCAGCGACCGGCTTCACGGCGCCGCGCCACCGGGCGACGAGCCAGGTCAGCCCGACGGTGCCGAGACCCACCGCCACCGCCGCGCCGGGTCGCCAGGCGATGCCGGCTGCGCACACCGTCCACGCGGTCAGGGCGGCCGGGACGAGCCGGAGATCCAGGGTCTGTCCCTCGGCCGACACCGCACCGGCCGTGACGCCCTCCGCGCGGCCGTCACACCCGGACCAGCTCACGCAGCTTCTCCAGCCGCGCCGGGCCGATGCCGTCGACGTCACCGAGCTGATCGACGCTGTCGAACCGGCCGTGCGCGGCCCGCCAGGCCACGATGGCCTCCGCCGTCACCGGACCGATCCCGGGCAACGTGTCGAGATCCTCGGCGGTCGCGGTGTTGAGATCCAGCGGGCCCGACGGCGGGGTGGACGCCGGGCCCGCGGTGGCCGGTGGCGCGGCCGGGGCCTCGCCGGCCACGGAACTTCCCATGGTCGTCGGCTGCCCCGGTGGCGCCTCGATACCGACCACGACCTGTTCACCGTCGCCGACCCGGCGGGCCATGTTCAGCCCGATCAGGTCGGCACCGTCGAGGGTGCCGCCTGCGGCCTCGAGGGCATCGGCGATCCGGGCTCCGGCCTGCAGCGTCACCAGCCCGGGCTTGTGCACCAGGCCAACCACGCTCACCACCACCGGACCGGTCGGCGCACCGGCCGTCGGTGTCGGGCTCGCCGACGAAACCATCTGTACCGGAGGCAGATTCGCCGACGCGACCGGAGGGGGCTGCTGGCGCATCAGGGTGAAGACGGTGACGAGGATCGCCAGCACCCCGACGCCGGCCAGGGCCACCGCGCCGGCGCGGCCGGGATCGGCACGCACGGCGGCCAACCATCCCGGACCGCCCCCGGGTGCGGTGTCGGGCAGCCATTTCGACAGCGCGCTCTCAGAGGCGGTATCTGGTGGGGCGTCACTCGCCTCGGATGCGGCACCGTCCGGCTCGGTGCCATCCCCGGCGCCCGGACGGCCACCACTGAGACGACGCAGCCGCTGCACCGACAGTTCGGTTCCCATGCCCGCGACGGTAGGTGCGGGTCGCGACGATTCGGGTCTGCCGCGGCGGCGGTCCGGGCGGGCTGTGGATGAAACTCGCCCTGTGGAATTTCGCCCGTCGGCTCGGCTACCCCGGGCGGGACTGCTGGGGTGTGACGCGTTCGAGGAATCGCAGCAGCTCGACCGGGAACGGCAACACCACGGTGGAGTTCTTCTCCGCGGCCACCTCGACGACGGTCTCCAGCAGCCGCAGCTGCAGGGCTGCCGGCTCGGCCGCCATCACATCGGCGGCGGCGGCGAGTTTCTCGGACGCCTGCAGTTCGCCGTCGGCGGTGATGACCCGTGCCCGCCGTTCCCGTTCGGCCTCGGCCTGCCGCGCGATGGACCTCTTCATGGAATCCGGCAGCACCACATCTTTGATCTCGACGCGGTCGATGTGGATGCCCCAGCCCACCGCGGGATTGTCGATGAGCAGTTCCAGGCCCTGGTTCAGCCGCTCCCGGTTGGACAGCAGATCGTCCAGGTTGCTCTTGCCGATGATCGACCGCAGCGAGGTCTGCGCCACCTGACCGATCGCCGACATGTAGTCCTGGACGTCGACAACGGCCCGCACCGGGTCGATCACCTTGAAGTAGATGACGGCATCGACCCGCACGGTGACGTTGTCGCGGGTGATGCCGTCCTGCGCGGGGATCGGCATCGTGATGATCTGCATGTTGACCTTCTGCAACCGGTCGGCGACGGGGATCAGCATCGTCAGACCGGGCTGCCGTACGGTGTCCTTCACCCGCCCGAACCGGAACACCACGCCCCGCTCGTATTGCCGGACGACGCGGATGTTGCTCATGCCGAGCCAGACCAGGGCGATGGCACCGGTACTGACCGCTGCGAGCGCGTAGAGCATGTCCATGATCTGACCTCGATTCATGGCTTCGCCGGGGCGAGCCACCCCCGTAATTCGATTGTGCGACGCGGGCGTGCCGCCCGCCAGGACAGCCGGTGCCTACCGCGAGTGAACACATGCCCGATAGTGTCTAGAGTCCACCAGGCTCAGCGAGGAGGCATCATGACCGCAGCGGATAGGCCGATCCGGGTCATCCAATGGACCACCGGAAACATCGGGCGACGCTCGCTGCACGCGATGATCGGGCGCGACGACATGGAGCTGGTCGGCGTGTACGCCTACGGCGCCGACAAAGTCGGTGTCGATGCCGCCGAGCTGGCCGGCTGGCCCGAGCCCACCGGCATCAAGGCCACCAATTCCATCGATGAACTGATCGCCCTGAAACCCGATGCCTGCTGCTACAACCCGATCTGGCCCAGTGTCGACGAACTGGTCCGCCTGCTCGAGGCCGGGATCAACGTGTGTTCCACAGCCGCCTGGATCACGGGAGGCAAGCAGACACCAGAAGATCTGGAGCGGATCCAGAAGGCTTGCCAGACGGGTAATTCCACGATCTTCGGCAGCGGGGCCCACCCCGGTCTGACCAACATGATGGGCATGGTGCTGTCCAGCGCGTGCGAGAGCGTCGACGAAATCCGCATCACCGAGTCCGTCGACTGCGGGGTCTACGAATCGGCGGGAACCATGGCCGCGATGGGCTTCGGAAAGGACCCGGAGACGCCCGGGCTGGCCGAGAGTGTCCGTCTCGAGAGTGAGGTGTTCGCCGAGTCGGCGGCGATGATGGCCGACGCCATCGGCGCCAAGCTCGACCGGATCACCTTCGATGTCACGTTCACCGCGGCCACCGACGATTCCGATCTTGGATTCATGCAGATCCCCAAGGGCACCGTGGCCAGTGTGTACGGCTACCACCGCGGCTGGGTGGGCGACAAGAACGTCGTCAGCGTCGGATTCAACTGGATCATGGGCAACCACGTCGCCCCGCCCAAGCCGGTCGCGCACGGTCACGTGATCCAGGTGTTCGGCGTGCCCAACATGCGCACCGTCGTGTACTGCCTGCCGTCGAAGGACTGGAGCGAGGTCAGCCTCAACGGGCTCGGGATGATCTACACCGCGCTGCCGGTCACCAATGCGGTGCCCGCGGTGGTCGCCGCCCCGCCGGGCATCCTCACGCTCAAGGACCTGCCGCCGGTCACCGGACGGTTCGCGGGCTAGCCTCGCGGGCGCAGCCTCCGCTCGAGCCGTGGCAGACCCGGCCCGGCCAGGTCGGCCACGGCGTCACAGCGTCCCGCCATCACCATCAGCAACGCTTCCCCGGGACCCCTGACCTCGGGACCACGGCCTGCCGACCAATCCAGGTCGGTGGCGACCATACGAGTGCCCCGCGCCCGCAACCCACCTCGGATCGGCGGCGCCCACCGCGCGAAATCCAATGTGACGCAAAGCCGTTCGGCTGGAATCTGCCGCGGCAGACCGAGTGGGCGGCGGATGTCCTGCTGATGGATCAGCCCGTCGGTCAGCGCGATCCGACCGCCGAACCCGGTGGTCAACCCGCGTGGCTCAGCGTGCCGCCGGATCAGTGCGACCAGATCTTCGGGTGGTAACACCGAGAACTCGGCCACCCCGATCGCGTTGGCGCCACCCTTGGTGGCCAGTCCCCTGGCCATTCGGCCGACCAGCTCCCGGATGCTCAGCGGGTCGTAACTGATGACGTGCGCCACCACGTCGTGAACCCGCCAGTTCCCGCACAGTGTCGGACTGTCCCATTGCTGCGGAGTGAGAGTCGCCAGGAAGTCGGCGAAATCCGCGCGCTCCTGCCGTGCCAGCGTCATCACGGTCGCCATCGGCACACCTCCTTCAGAGCCGCGGTGGCACTACCCCGAATCATCCTCCACGCTGATGCAGGCGCCGACCGCCCCGCCGCCCACATGCACCGCCAGCACCGGACCCATGTCCGTGACCGACAGCGACCGCAGGTTCGGCAGTCGATCGGTCAGCGCCGCGGCGATCTCCTCGGCGGCATCCGGGTTGTCGACATGGTGTACGACGACCCGCACGGCCCGGTCGCCTGCCGCGTCTGCGATCTGGTCGACGAGCGCCGCATGCGCCTTCGAGATGGTCCGGATGCGCTGAGAGAGCACCAACCGGCCGTCCACATCCAGGCGCAGCAAGGGTTTGAGCGACAGTGCGGTGCCCAGCCACGAGGCGGCGGTGCCGATCCGGCCGCTGCGCCGCAGGTTGTCCAGCCGGTGCACGACGATGAACGCCTGCCCGCGCGGTATCGCGGCGCGGGCGGCCGCCTCGACGGCGTCGAGAGTGGCTCCCCCACCAGCAGATTCGGCGGCGGCGAGCGCGACGAAACCCACCCCCATGGCCGCCGCACGGGAGTTCACCACCCGCACGGCCTGCCCGATCTCGCGGGCCACCGCGGCCGCCGTGCTGTAGGTGCTGGACAGCGCTGCCGAAATATGAACGGCCACAACACCGTCCCCGTTGCTGTCGGCCAGCGCCTGCCGATAGGTGTCGGCGAGATCGGCCGGCGACGCGCCCGAGGTGGTTACCCGGGCCCGGTCATAGAGATCCGGCGGCATCGGGTCCACGCCGTCGCGGAGATCGTTGCCGTCGTCGAGGACGTGCAACGGCACCTGTCGAATACCCCACTGCGCGCACAACTCGGGCCGCAACCGCGACGTCGAGTCGGTCACTACCATGACCGCCATCGTCAGTCAGCGGAATTCTCTTGCGGCACACCAGCTGTGGCCAGACCCTTGAGCATCAGCTCGGCGACCGCCCGGTGGGCTTCGAAATTCCAGTGGATCCCGTCGGGGTTACCGCGCCCGTTCATCACCTCATCGGCGACGGCGGCCTTGAGGTCCACCAGTGTCACGTCGTGCTCGGCCGCCCAGGCCGTGATCGCCTTGACCGTGGGCTCGCGGCCGTGATGGGCCTTGCCGTACGTGTCGGCGATGTGCACCGACGGCAACGAGGCCACCACCGGGATGCCGGGGCGGTTGAAATCGATCGCGTTGCGCGTCATCTCCAGGTATTCGACCGTCATGTGCGGGGGCAGCGCCGAGCGGGCGATCGGCGACAGTCGTGGCTGCAGCCAGCCGTACCCGTCCCGCACCCACCGGCGCAACCAGGCCGGACGCACATAGCGGATGAGTTCGCGCAGCGCGGTCGGCAACGGCGACGGCAACGAATCCATGCCGCTGGTGGCGAAGACGACCGCACCGGCCCGCGGCAGCGCCGCCCACGACCGCGGATCCTGGGTCGCGGCCCACCAGACGTCCCGGCAGGTCCAGCCGATCCGGCCGATGAGTTCGACGTCCCAGCCCAACTGCTCGGCCACGATGTTGGGCCAGATCCGTGGATCGTCGGACGGCAGACCGCCGGTGGGGCCGAAGTAGGAGAGGGAGTCGGCGAATACCAGCAGCACCGGCCTGCGCTCAGAGGACATCGTTGGCCACCTGCGCCGAGGCGTTCCAGACATCCAGCCGCCAGCGGATCGAGTCGAAGTCCTTCTCGTCCACCGAATCCGCGGAATGTCCGGACAGCTGGACCCAACTGGCGTTGCCCATGCCGCCCAGCACCGGCCAGTTGTCGACCGGCAGACCGAGAAGCCCGGCGGTCAGTGCCGCGATCAGCCCGCCGTGGGCCACCAGCACGACCGGGCGGTCCGAGCCGCCACCGGCGCCGTCTATACCCCAATCCTGTTGCCCGGCAACAAGTTCCGCGACGACGGGCATACTGCGCCCGGCCACGTCGACGCGGCTCTCACCGCCGTGGGGCGCCCACCGGGCGTCGTCGCGCCAGGCCAGCCGTGCCCCCGGGGCCACCGTGTCCACCTCCTGGTGGGTCAGCCCCTGCCAGTCCCCCAGATGCGTCTCCCGCAGCCGCGTGTCCACCTGGACCGGGATCCCGGCACGGTCACCCAGCGTCACCGCGGTGTCCAGGGCACGTTTGAGATCCGAGGACACGATCAGCAGCGGTTGACGCTTGGCCAGCACCTCGGCGGCCGCGGCGGCCTGCTCGCGCCCCAGATCGGACAGCTCGGTGTCGAGCTGACCCTGCATCCGGCTGCCGGCGTTGTACTCGGTCTGGCCGTGGCGCAACAGCACCAGCCGACGGACCCTCATCGCGTCCTCATTCGGTGGCCTCCGGCGAGTCCAGCTCGACCGGGACGGTCGGGCAGTCGCGCCACAACCGGTCCAGGGCATAGAAGTCCCGCTCGTC
The genomic region above belongs to Mycolicibacterium sp. HK-90 and contains:
- a CDS encoding ComEA family DNA-binding protein, giving the protein MGTELSVQRLRRLSGGRPGAGDGTEPDGAASEASDAPPDTASESALSKWLPDTAPGGGPGWLAAVRADPGRAGAVALAGVGVLAILVTVFTLMRQQPPPVASANLPPVQMVSSASPTPTAGAPTGPVVVSVVGLVHKPGLVTLQAGARIADALEAAGGTLDGADLIGLNMARRVGDGEQVVVGIEAPPGQPTTMGSSVAGEAPAAPPATAGPASTPPSGPLDLNTATAEDLDTLPGIGPVTAEAIVAWRAAHGRFDSVDQLGDVDGIGPARLEKLRELVRV
- a CDS encoding SPFH domain-containing protein, with protein sequence MDMLYALAAVSTGAIALVWLGMSNIRVVRQYERGVVFRFGRVKDTVRQPGLTMLIPVADRLQKVNMQIITMPIPAQDGITRDNVTVRVDAVIYFKVIDPVRAVVDVQDYMSAIGQVAQTSLRSIIGKSNLDDLLSNRERLNQGLELLIDNPAVGWGIHIDRVEIKDVVLPDSMKRSIARQAEAERERRARVITADGELQASEKLAAAADVMAAEPAALQLRLLETVVEVAAEKNSTVVLPFPVELLRFLERVTPQQSRPG
- a CDS encoding ComEC/Rec2 family competence protein, which codes for MSAEGQTLDLRLVPAALTAWTVCAAGIAWRPGAAVAVGLGTVGLTWLVARWRGAVKPVAAVLAVAAVAAGFAVAVALRVHQVEHHPLGRLSGGAATVEVVPGETPRVIAGGRLMFGATVHRVDGVPVSGRVLVFAPATFGEATVGRPVRFRAGVGRPNRKDLSVAVLAATGRPTLGEPSTVQRVAQRIRSGFAEAARGALPADQEAMLPALVLGDTSAVTGQTREQFRTSGLTHLTAVSGANVTIVCGALLLSAVLIGPRAAVLLAGAGLIGFVIVVQPSASVLRAAVMGAVTLLAVLTHRRRQAVPALAACVIVLLIVAPHLAVDVGFALSVCATAGIVVVAPVWSARLQARGWPRPVAAAVSVAVVAQLVTAPLVAGISGTVSVVAVAANLAVAGVIPPITVLGTAAAVCAPIWPAGAQLLIRFTGPELWWLLSVARWASAMPAAALPSPSGLAGVVSVASAGVALTVLWRLRWVRRGLAGVVLGLLAWTLAGQVVGAVGAT
- the gpgP gene encoding glucosyl-3-phosphoglycerate phosphatase gives rise to the protein MRVRRLVLLRHGQTEYNAGSRMQGQLDTELSDLGREQAAAAAEVLAKRQPLLIVSSDLKRALDTAVTLGDRAGIPVQVDTRLRETHLGDWQGLTHQEVDTVAPGARLAWRDDARWAPHGGESRVDVAGRSMPVVAELVAGQQDWGIDGAGGGSDRPVVLVAHGGLIAALTAGLLGLPVDNWPVLGGMGNASWVQLSGHSADSVDEKDFDSIRWRLDVWNASAQVANDVL
- the octT gene encoding diglucosylglycerate octanoyltransferase, which encodes MSSERRPVLLVFADSLSYFGPTGGLPSDDPRIWPNIVAEQLGWDVELIGRIGWTCRDVWWAATQDPRSWAALPRAGAVVFATSGMDSLPSPLPTALRELIRYVRPAWLRRWVRDGYGWLQPRLSPIARSALPPHMTVEYLEMTRNAIDFNRPGIPVVASLPSVHIADTYGKAHHGREPTVKAITAWAAEHDVTLVDLKAAVADEVMNGRGNPDGIHWNFEAHRAVAELMLKGLATAGVPQENSAD
- a CDS encoding DegV family protein, which produces MAVMVVTDSTSRLRPELCAQWGIRQVPLHVLDDGNDLRDGVDPMPPDLYDRARVTTSGASPADLADTYRQALADSNGDGVVAVHISAALSSTYSTAAAVAREIGQAVRVVNSRAAAMGVGFVALAAAESAGGGATLDAVEAAARAAIPRGQAFIVVHRLDNLRRSGRIGTAASWLGTALSLKPLLRLDVDGRLVLSQRIRTISKAHAALVDQIADAAGDRAVRVVVHHVDNPDAAEEIAAALTDRLPNLRSLSVTDMGPVLAVHVGGGAVGACISVEDDSG
- a CDS encoding dihydrodipicolinate reductase → MTAADRPIRVIQWTTGNIGRRSLHAMIGRDDMELVGVYAYGADKVGVDAAELAGWPEPTGIKATNSIDELIALKPDACCYNPIWPSVDELVRLLEAGINVCSTAAWITGGKQTPEDLERIQKACQTGNSTIFGSGAHPGLTNMMGMVLSSACESVDEIRITESVDCGVYESAGTMAAMGFGKDPETPGLAESVRLESEVFAESAAMMADAIGAKLDRITFDVTFTAATDDSDLGFMQIPKGTVASVYGYHRGWVGDKNVVSVGFNWIMGNHVAPPKPVAHGHVIQVFGVPNMRTVVYCLPSKDWSEVSLNGLGMIYTALPVTNAVPAVVAAPPGILTLKDLPPVTGRFAG
- a CDS encoding maleylpyruvate isomerase family mycothiol-dependent enzyme, coding for MATVMTLARQERADFADFLATLTPQQWDSPTLCGNWRVHDVVAHVISYDPLSIRELVGRMARGLATKGGANAIGVAEFSVLPPEDLVALIRRHAEPRGLTTGFGGRIALTDGLIHQQDIRRPLGLPRQIPAERLCVTLDFARWAPPIRGGLRARGTRMVATDLDWSAGRGPEVRGPGEALLMVMAGRCDAVADLAGPGLPRLERRLRPRG